In a single window of the Flavobacterium sp. W4I14 genome:
- a CDS encoding APA family basic amino acid/polyamine antiporter (product_source=KO:K03294; cog=COG0531; ko=KO:K03294; pfam=PF13520; superfamily=49464; tigrfam=TIGR00909; transmembrane_helix_parts=Inside_1_30,TMhelix_31_53,Outside_54_58,TMhelix_59_81,Inside_82_101,TMhelix_102_124,Outside_125_153,TMhelix_154_173,Inside_174_179,TMhelix_180_202,Outside_203_223,TMhelix_224_243,Inside_244_263,TMhelix_264_286,Outside_287_307,TMhelix_308_330,Inside_331_362,TMhelix_363_380,Outside_381_383,TMhelix_384_406,Inside_407_418,TMhelix_419_438,Outside_439_442,TMhelix_443_462,Inside_463_485): MNLKKPIDVLIAESAESGEGTLKRTLSSTSLVALGIGAIIGAGLFSLTGIAAADHAGPAVTLSFVLAAVGCAFAGLCYAEFASMIPVAGSAYTYSYATMGEFMAWVIGWDLVLEYALGAATVGVSWSGYFNKLLHEFGMEMPLYLTKSFAEVDGGGINLPAVVIVSLLSLMLIRGTKESASLNNVLVIVKVAVVIIFIALGWKFINPANHTPYIPANTGVKGEFGISGIAAGAALVFFAFIGFDAVSTAAQEAKNPQKGMPIGILGSLVVCTILYVLFAHVMTGLVPFTVFKGDASPAATAFKVTGYGWLQMGLIIAILAGYTSVILVMLMGQSRVFYTMSKDGLLPKFFSTIHAKFRTPFKTNIFFMLFVSVFAGFVPVTDLGHMVSIGTLFAFSLVCIGVMLLRKTDPDRPRPFKTPLVPFVPIMGVIVCVYLMSSLPLEAWIRLAIWMALGIAIYFFYGKGNSVLRNKGKVVGAVDPPKPEL, encoded by the coding sequence ATGAATCTAAAAAAGCCTATTGATGTGCTTATAGCAGAATCTGCTGAAAGCGGTGAAGGCACGCTGAAACGGACACTGAGTAGTACAAGCCTTGTTGCATTGGGCATTGGAGCTATTATTGGTGCGGGCTTATTCTCTTTAACAGGTATTGCTGCCGCTGACCACGCCGGACCTGCTGTAACCTTATCATTTGTATTGGCAGCTGTAGGCTGTGCTTTTGCAGGATTATGTTATGCCGAATTTGCATCAATGATCCCTGTAGCAGGAAGTGCTTACACTTATTCTTACGCTACCATGGGCGAGTTTATGGCCTGGGTTATTGGATGGGATTTAGTGCTAGAATATGCATTAGGAGCTGCAACCGTTGGTGTTTCATGGTCTGGATATTTTAATAAACTACTACACGAGTTTGGCATGGAAATGCCGCTCTACTTAACTAAATCATTTGCAGAAGTAGATGGCGGCGGAATCAATCTACCTGCTGTAGTAATTGTTTCTCTACTTTCGTTGATGTTAATCCGCGGTACAAAAGAATCTGCAAGCCTTAACAACGTTTTAGTAATTGTTAAAGTAGCAGTAGTAATCATTTTCATTGCATTGGGATGGAAATTTATCAACCCGGCAAACCATACCCCTTATATCCCTGCAAACACTGGTGTTAAAGGAGAGTTCGGCATTTCGGGTATCGCAGCTGGAGCAGCATTGGTATTCTTTGCATTCATCGGTTTTGATGCCGTTTCTACTGCAGCCCAGGAAGCTAAAAACCCACAAAAAGGTATGCCAATTGGTATATTGGGCTCGTTGGTTGTATGTACTATACTTTATGTATTATTTGCTCACGTAATGACTGGTTTAGTACCTTTCACCGTTTTTAAAGGTGATGCTTCTCCAGCTGCTACAGCATTTAAAGTTACAGGTTATGGCTGGTTACAAATGGGTTTAATTATTGCCATTTTAGCGGGTTACACCTCTGTAATATTGGTAATGTTGATGGGACAATCAAGAGTATTTTATACGATGTCTAAAGATGGGTTATTACCTAAATTTTTCAGCACTATCCACGCTAAGTTCAGAACACCTTTCAAGACCAACATATTTTTCATGCTGTTTGTAAGCGTATTTGCAGGTTTCGTTCCCGTTACAGATTTGGGCCATATGGTATCCATAGGTACGTTATTCGCTTTCTCACTGGTATGTATCGGTGTAATGTTGTTGCGTAAAACCGATCCAGACAGGCCTCGTCCATTCAAAACACCATTGGTGCCTTTCGTTCCAATTATGGGTGTGATCGTTTGCGTTTATTTGATGTCATCATTACCTCTTGAAGCCTGGATCAGGTTAGCCATTTGGATGGCGCTTGGTATAGCGATTTATTTCTTCTATGGTAAAGGAAATTCAGTATTAAGAAACAAAGGAAAGGTGGTTGGCGCAGTAGATCCACCAAAACCCGAGTTATAA
- a CDS encoding hypothetical protein (product_source=Hypo-rule applied; superfamily=56935; transmembrane_helix_parts=Inside_1_15,TMhelix_16_35,Outside_36_449) codes for MQKIDNMYRYFAKFKIVYFYLTVVLLIISASGYAQRTINDVMDSTTVNHLLIISKKYGSLSFSGYLQPQFQVAQANGAQAEYQGGNFGEFTNNRFRLRRGRLRADYMMLTDDGSPSTYFVLQFDGTEQGVAIRDFWGRYYENKWKILAVTLGLSGRPFGNELQLSSSVREAPERGRMSQILMKTERDLGVTFTLNPRWKDARLKNFVFDFGIYNGQGLAGAGEFDNSKDFIFRLSHKSYAFNKFTIAGGISTLQGGLNHRLPVSYKMDRINDQWKMMKDSSANTINKVAPRRYYGADIQLATKTKSWKSELRAEVVSGLQTGTSTTSTTPGSYPVDNKSVALPYYTRTFNGAYFTFVQTLNSTDNQLILKYDWYDPNSKVKGLDISSAQGLSPADVRFDTFGFGFLHHFNPHFKAVLYYDIIKNESTQIQGYTADRKDNVLTLRTQFYF; via the coding sequence TTGCAAAAAATCGATAACATGTACCGCTATTTTGCCAAATTTAAGATCGTTTACTTCTACTTAACTGTTGTTTTGCTAATCATTTCTGCTTCAGGATATGCACAGAGAACAATTAACGATGTAATGGATTCTACAACGGTTAACCATTTGCTCATCATCTCTAAGAAATATGGTTCATTATCTTTTAGCGGATACCTGCAGCCTCAATTCCAGGTGGCGCAAGCAAATGGTGCACAAGCAGAATATCAGGGCGGAAACTTTGGGGAGTTTACCAATAACCGGTTTAGGTTAAGAAGGGGTCGTTTAAGGGCTGATTATATGATGTTAACAGATGATGGCAGTCCTTCTACTTATTTTGTACTCCAGTTTGATGGTACGGAACAAGGTGTTGCCATTCGTGATTTTTGGGGACGTTATTACGAAAATAAATGGAAAATACTGGCGGTTACTTTAGGGCTTTCAGGCCGTCCGTTTGGGAACGAACTGCAATTATCTTCTTCGGTAAGGGAAGCACCGGAGCGCGGCCGGATGTCGCAGATTTTAATGAAAACAGAACGCGATCTGGGGGTTACTTTTACCTTAAACCCCCGATGGAAAGATGCCAGACTTAAAAACTTTGTATTCGATTTTGGCATTTACAACGGCCAGGGTTTAGCTGGCGCTGGAGAATTTGATAATAGTAAAGATTTTATCTTCAGGTTAAGCCATAAATCTTATGCATTTAATAAATTTACCATTGCTGGCGGTATAAGTACGCTACAAGGCGGGTTAAATCACCGCTTACCCGTAAGTTATAAGATGGATAGAATCAATGATCAATGGAAAATGATGAAGGATTCGTCGGCCAATACCATCAATAAGGTTGCCCCACGGAGATATTATGGCGCCGATATTCAGCTGGCTACAAAAACCAAAAGCTGGAAATCTGAGTTAAGAGCAGAAGTCGTATCAGGCCTGCAAACAGGCACATCCACCACCTCAACCACACCTGGCTCTTATCCTGTTGATAATAAATCGGTTGCCCTTCCTTATTATACCCGAACCTTCAATGGTGCTTACTTTACGTTTGTACAAACCTTGAATAGCACCGACAATCAGCTTATTTTAAAATACGATTGGTATGATCCAAATTCAAAGGTAAAAGGGCTTGATATTTCAAGCGCCCAGGGGCTTTCTCCAGCAGATGTCCGCTTCGATACTTTTGGCTTTGGTTTTTTACACCACTTTAACCCACATTTTAAAGCAGTGCTTTATTATGATATCATTAAAAACGAATCGACCCAAATTCAGGGTTATACCGCAGATAGAAAAGACAATGTGCTCACCTTAAGAACACAGTTCTATTTCTAA
- a CDS encoding multiple antibiotic resistance protein (product_source=KO:K05595; cog=COG2095; ko=KO:K05595; pfam=PF01914; tigrfam=TIGR00427; transmembrane_helix_parts=Inside_1_12,TMhelix_13_35,Outside_36_49,TMhelix_50_72,Inside_73_76,TMhelix_77_99,Outside_100_108,TMhelix_109_129,Inside_130_135,TMhelix_136_153,Outside_154_167,TMhelix_168_187,Inside_188_193), with product MKFDFMTFNLSQILSTTMVLFAIIDILGAIPVVIELRRKAGHIESEKASLVATGLMILFLFVGESLLKVIGLDVESFAIAGSFVIFFIAMEMVLGLTIFKEEAPETVSIVPLAFPLIAGAGTMTTLLSLKTEYHTQNILVGIILNMLFVYFVLKNTNRLEKLFGKSGLNILRKAFGVILLAIAIKLFRNNTGL from the coding sequence ATGAAATTCGATTTTATGACGTTCAACTTAAGCCAGATCCTATCTACAACGATGGTGCTCTTCGCTATTATCGATATTTTGGGAGCTATTCCCGTTGTAATCGAATTACGTAGAAAAGCAGGTCATATCGAGTCAGAAAAAGCATCGCTTGTGGCTACAGGCTTAATGATCCTCTTTTTATTTGTCGGTGAATCGTTATTAAAAGTAATCGGATTAGATGTAGAATCTTTCGCTATTGCGGGTTCTTTCGTGATCTTTTTTATCGCCATGGAAATGGTATTGGGATTAACAATTTTTAAAGAAGAAGCGCCAGAAACAGTCTCCATCGTTCCGTTGGCCTTCCCTTTAATTGCCGGAGCAGGAACAATGACTACCCTACTTTCACTAAAAACAGAATACCATACCCAGAATATATTGGTAGGTATTATACTCAATATGCTGTTTGTATACTTTGTATTGAAAAATACCAATAGACTGGAAAAACTTTTCGGAAAATCGGGTCTGAACATCTTACGTAAAGCCTTTGGGGTAATTTTATTGGCTATAGCGATTAAATTGTTCAGAAATAATACTGGGCTTTAA
- a CDS encoding 16S rRNA (cytosine967-C5)-methyltransferase (product_source=KO:K03500; cath_funfam=3.40.50.150; cog=COG0144; ko=KO:K03500; pfam=PF01189; superfamily=53335), whose product MRADHQLRAFEQILSNYDGSLPLHRFLPTYFKQHKQMGSSDRRWATRHMYSFFRLGKALSALPQEERLSIADFLCHDTLSLIVEKNLPELKESIILPLEEKISIIKTRYPDFDLQEVYPFHANLSEGLDREAFCTSFFKQPDLFIRVGGEESASIVSKLEDENIAVRAISDTALALPNGTKLETILKEGSYQVQDLSSQHTGNYFKPNKWDKWWDCCAASGGKTLLLHSLEPVIELLVSDLRESVLLNLDERFRLAGIKKYHKKELDLLQNNDQVLHHYQFDGIILDAPCTGSGTWGRTPEMLTFFEERKINQFASIQKGIVQNIVKYLKPGKPLVYITCSAFAEENEAIVQYMIDQLPLELEKMELIKGYENNADTMFVARLIKKSQD is encoded by the coding sequence ATGAGAGCAGATCATCAGTTAAGAGCCTTTGAACAGATTTTGAGTAATTATGATGGAAGTTTGCCCTTGCATCGTTTTCTACCAACCTATTTTAAGCAGCATAAGCAAATGGGTTCATCCGATAGGAGATGGGCTACACGTCATATGTATAGCTTTTTTAGATTAGGTAAGGCTTTATCGGCACTTCCACAGGAAGAACGTTTGAGCATTGCCGATTTCTTGTGCCACGATACACTTAGCCTTATTGTAGAGAAAAATCTGCCTGAATTAAAGGAAAGTATTATACTGCCGCTGGAAGAAAAAATATCCATCATTAAAACTAGGTATCCGGATTTTGATTTGCAGGAGGTATATCCGTTTCATGCAAATCTATCTGAGGGATTAGACCGGGAAGCGTTTTGTACCTCATTCTTTAAACAGCCAGATCTGTTTATCAGGGTAGGAGGCGAAGAATCTGCAAGTATTGTCTCCAAATTAGAAGATGAAAACATTGCAGTTAGAGCAATTTCTGATACTGCTCTGGCTTTGCCCAATGGAACCAAGTTAGAAACCATATTAAAAGAAGGTAGTTATCAGGTTCAGGATTTATCTTCTCAGCATACGGGCAATTATTTTAAACCGAACAAATGGGACAAATGGTGGGATTGCTGCGCGGCATCTGGTGGGAAAACATTGCTGTTGCATAGTTTGGAGCCTGTGATCGAACTGTTGGTTTCTGATCTGAGAGAAAGTGTACTCCTAAATTTAGATGAACGTTTCCGCTTAGCCGGGATCAAAAAGTACCATAAAAAGGAGCTGGATCTTTTACAGAACAACGATCAGGTTTTACACCACTATCAATTTGATGGGATCATTTTGGATGCGCCCTGCACGGGTTCCGGAACATGGGGCAGAACACCCGAAATGCTTACATTTTTCGAAGAACGGAAAATTAATCAATTTGCCAGCATCCAGAAGGGGATTGTCCAAAATATTGTAAAGTATTTAAAGCCAGGTAAGCCTTTAGTTTATATTACCTGCTCTGCCTTTGCCGAAGAAAATGAAGCCATTGTTCAGTATATGATTGATCAGTTGCCATTAGAACTGGAAAAAATGGAACTGATAAAAGGTTATGAAAACAATGCCGATACGATGTTTGTGGCTAGGTTGATTAAGAAGAGCCAGGATTAA
- a CDS encoding K(+)-stimulated pyrophosphate-energized sodium pump (product_source=KO:K15987; cog=COG3808; ko=KO:K15987; pfam=PF03030; tigrfam=TIGR01104; transmembrane_helix_parts=Outside_1_9,TMhelix_10_30,Inside_31_60,TMhelix_61_80,Outside_81_89,TMhelix_90_112,Inside_113_144,TMhelix_145_167,Outside_168_244,TMhelix_245_267,Inside_268_279,TMhelix_280_302,Outside_303_316,TMhelix_317_339,Inside_340_350,TMhelix_351_373,Outside_374_398,TMhelix_399_421,Inside_422_427,TMhelix_428_450,Outside_451_492,TMhelix_493_515,Inside_516_526,TMhelix_527_549,Outside_550_592,TMhelix_593_612,Inside_613_618,TMhelix_619_641,Outside_642_688,TMhelix_689_711,Inside_712_748) — MDFLQNNLIYCIPALGLVGIIVMMIKSAWVNKQDAGDKNMQELAGYIADGAMAFLKAEWRVLSIFAVFTAALLAYSGTITEIKGVPMHSSWIISISFIIGAVFSATAGYIGMKSATKANVRTTQAARTSLKQALKVSFTGGTVMGLGVAGLAVLGLGGLFIVFLQVFHVTSANSVEMRTAIEVLTGFSLGAESIALFARVGGGIYTKAADVGADLVGKVEAGIPEDDVRNPATIADNVGDNVGDVAGMGADLFGSYVATILATMVLGQEITVTDKFGGMSPILLPMVICGLGILFSIVGTWFVTIKDDKSNVQTALNLGNWSSILITAVASFFIVKWMLPETLNLRGYEFSSINVFYAIIVGLVVGTIMSIVTEYFTAMGKGPVNSIIQQSSTGHATNIIAGLAVGMKSTVIPILVLAGGIMLSYHFAGLYGVAIAAAGMMATTAMQLAIDAFGPIADNAGGIAEMSQLPPEVRERTDNLDAVGNTTAATGKGFAIASAALTSLALFAAFVGIAGITAIDIYKAPVLAGLFVGGMIPFIFSALCIQAVGKAAMDMVQEVRRQFREIPGIMEYKAKPEYEKCVAISTKASIREMMMPGAIALITPIIIGFTFGPEVLGGLLAGVTVTGVLMGIFQSNAGGAWDNAKKSFEQGVMINGEMHYKKSEPHKASVTGDTVGDPFKDTSGPSMNILIKLMSIVSLVIAPYIAVKAIASEHKQEVRKEIRIEQKTDSLGNIITDTLTNTTDTLTR, encoded by the coding sequence ATGGATTTTTTACAAAACAATTTAATTTACTGTATTCCGGCGCTGGGCCTTGTTGGGATTATAGTTATGATGATTAAAAGCGCCTGGGTAAACAAGCAAGATGCAGGTGATAAAAACATGCAGGAACTTGCAGGCTATATAGCTGATGGTGCTATGGCCTTTTTAAAAGCCGAATGGAGGGTATTGAGCATTTTTGCTGTTTTTACAGCAGCACTTTTAGCTTACTCCGGAACAATTACCGAAATTAAAGGTGTTCCGATGCATTCGAGCTGGATTATCTCTATCTCTTTTATTATTGGAGCGGTATTTTCTGCAACTGCGGGTTATATCGGAATGAAATCGGCCACTAAAGCGAATGTTAGAACCACACAGGCTGCTAGAACAAGTTTAAAACAAGCATTAAAAGTTTCGTTTACTGGCGGTACCGTAATGGGCTTAGGGGTTGCTGGTCTTGCTGTTTTAGGTTTAGGCGGCTTATTTATTGTTTTTTTACAGGTATTTCATGTAACCAGTGCCAATAGTGTAGAAATGAGAACTGCTATTGAGGTTTTAACCGGATTTTCTTTGGGTGCCGAATCTATTGCCTTATTTGCCCGTGTAGGTGGTGGTATTTATACCAAAGCTGCTGATGTTGGTGCCGATTTAGTGGGTAAGGTTGAGGCGGGAATTCCGGAAGATGATGTGCGTAACCCAGCAACCATTGCCGATAACGTAGGCGATAATGTAGGTGATGTTGCAGGTATGGGTGCCGATTTATTCGGTTCTTATGTAGCAACCATACTGGCCACTATGGTTTTAGGACAAGAAATTACCGTAACAGATAAATTTGGCGGCATGTCTCCTATCCTTTTGCCTATGGTAATCTGCGGATTGGGTATTTTATTCTCGATTGTAGGCACTTGGTTTGTAACCATTAAAGATGATAAATCAAATGTCCAGACAGCTTTAAACTTAGGCAACTGGTCATCGATTTTGATTACCGCAGTTGCTTCGTTCTTTATCGTAAAATGGATGTTGCCAGAAACCCTAAACCTACGTGGTTATGAATTTTCGAGCATAAATGTGTTTTACGCCATTATTGTTGGTTTAGTTGTGGGTACCATTATGAGTATTGTTACCGAATATTTTACCGCAATGGGCAAAGGCCCTGTAAATTCTATTATCCAACAATCATCAACGGGACATGCCACCAATATTATTGCAGGTTTAGCAGTCGGAATGAAATCTACAGTTATTCCAATTTTGGTTTTAGCAGGAGGGATTATGTTATCGTACCACTTTGCGGGCCTATATGGTGTAGCCATTGCAGCGGCAGGTATGATGGCTACTACGGCTATGCAATTGGCAATTGATGCTTTCGGACCAATTGCGGATAATGCAGGTGGTATTGCCGAAATGAGTCAGTTACCTCCTGAAGTACGCGAACGTACCGATAATTTAGACGCCGTTGGAAATACGACTGCAGCAACTGGTAAAGGATTTGCCATTGCATCTGCAGCCTTAACCTCTTTAGCTTTATTTGCTGCTTTTGTAGGTATTGCCGGTATTACTGCCATTGATATATATAAGGCACCCGTGCTTGCCGGATTATTTGTTGGTGGCATGATCCCTTTTATCTTTTCGGCGCTTTGTATCCAGGCGGTGGGTAAAGCGGCAATGGATATGGTTCAGGAAGTTCGTCGCCAGTTTAGGGAAATTCCTGGCATTATGGAGTACAAAGCCAAACCAGAGTACGAAAAATGTGTAGCCATTTCAACAAAAGCATCTATCCGCGAAATGATGATGCCTGGTGCTATCGCCTTAATCACACCGATAATTATTGGTTTTACTTTTGGCCCCGAAGTTTTAGGTGGATTATTGGCCGGTGTAACTGTTACCGGTGTATTGATGGGAATTTTTCAAAGCAATGCAGGCGGTGCATGGGATAACGCCAAAAAATCTTTCGAGCAAGGTGTAATGATCAATGGAGAAATGCACTACAAAAAATCAGAACCACATAAGGCTTCGGTAACCGGAGATACTGTAGGCGATCCTTTTAAAGATACTTCGGGCCCTTCAATGAACATTTTAATCAAATTAATGTCTATTGTTTCATTGGTTATTGCTCCATACATCGCAGTTAAGGCAATTGCCAGCGAACATAAGCAAGAAGTTCGAAAAGAAATCAGAATTGAGCAAAAAACCGATAGTTTGGGTAACATAATTACGGATACTTTAACAAATACTACCGACACTTTAACGCGTTAG
- a CDS encoding ABC-type branched-subunit amino acid transport system substrate-binding protein (product_source=COG0683; cog=COG0683; superfamily=53822): MIYKKVYWLPVLFMLILGACSPKVRTPKPETSKPVEKEKPADKKPIKKFSQASVSLLVPFKLDELNLKTATKADIEKYAMPIDFYQGFKLGLDSAAAQGLNFKLNVFDTQDDNAHISVLYKNERFKQSNLIIGPVFPAGLKFISNYAKENNAIIVSPLAASEPAEFNNPNLVSIVNNIGLHGKKIATYIAKNYNPANTIVVLINPKKTEDEQFAAPIRNYFQANTKFVVQEYASAYAFETKMIKGKEYAVVLTSSDRAFVLPTVEKLYKLKHLATGGYSINLFGHPNWVKQNYPTDKLQDLNTIISSSYKIDYKNSTVVAFIKKYRYRYGFEPGEYAFKGFDVGYYFGKLLTTYGEDYRDYLVKDKYKGLHNNFSFIHDEKLGYINTSLMLLKFKNFALNIVE, translated from the coding sequence ACACCTAAACCAGAGACAAGTAAACCGGTTGAAAAAGAAAAGCCAGCAGATAAAAAGCCTATCAAAAAGTTTTCGCAGGCAAGTGTTTCCTTGCTTGTTCCCTTTAAACTGGATGAGCTGAATTTAAAAACAGCAACAAAGGCCGATATCGAAAAATATGCTATGCCTATCGATTTTTATCAGGGCTTTAAATTGGGATTGGATTCTGCCGCGGCGCAGGGCTTAAATTTTAAGCTCAATGTTTTCGATACGCAGGATGATAATGCGCATATATCGGTATTGTACAAAAATGAACGTTTTAAACAAAGCAATTTAATTATTGGCCCTGTTTTTCCTGCTGGATTAAAGTTTATCTCCAATTATGCCAAGGAAAATAATGCAATCATCGTGTCTCCTTTGGCCGCTTCTGAACCTGCTGAATTTAACAATCCAAATCTGGTGTCTATTGTAAATAATATTGGTTTACATGGAAAAAAGATAGCCACATACATTGCTAAAAATTATAATCCTGCCAATACGATAGTGGTACTGATTAACCCTAAGAAAACAGAAGACGAACAGTTTGCAGCACCAATAAGGAATTATTTTCAAGCCAATACCAAGTTTGTGGTACAGGAGTATGCTTCGGCCTATGCGTTTGAAACAAAAATGATCAAAGGCAAAGAATATGCAGTAGTGCTTACCTCATCAGACAGGGCTTTTGTATTGCCAACAGTAGAAAAACTGTATAAATTAAAGCATCTGGCCACAGGTGGTTATAGTATTAATCTATTTGGTCATCCTAATTGGGTAAAACAGAATTATCCTACCGATAAATTACAAGATCTAAATACCATTATCAGCTCCTCTTATAAAATAGATTACAAAAATAGTACAGTTGTTGCCTTTATTAAAAAATACCGCTACAGGTATGGCTTTGAGCCTGGAGAATACGCCTTTAAGGGCTTTGATGTTGGCTATTACTTCGGTAAACTGTTAACTACTTATGGCGAGGATTATAGAGATTATCTGGTAAAAGATAAATATAAAGGGCTCCATAATAACTTTTCATTTATCCATGATGAAAAATTAGGCTATATTAACACCAGTTTAATGTTACTGAAGTTTAAAAACTTTGCGTTAAACATAGTTGAGTAA
- a CDS encoding Flp pilus assembly pilin Flp (product_source=COG3847; cog=COG3847; transmembrane_helix_parts=Inside_1_6,TMhelix_7_24,Outside_25_35), whose protein sequence is MNSFEEYTLIIGAIAVLIEAVKYFKKNFKSWFEHT, encoded by the coding sequence ATGAACAGCTTTGAAGAATATACCTTAATTATTGGAGCAATAGCCGTTTTAATCGAAGCGGTGAAATATTTCAAAAAGAATTTCAAATCCTGGTTTGAACATACTTAG